One window of Thermacetogenium phaeum DSM 12270 genomic DNA carries:
- a CDS encoding AAA family ATPase, producing the protein MSYIKKLVVDNFQSHEHTEVEFGPGLNVIVGPSDHGKSALVRALRWLFYNEPRGTGFIRVGAQLCRVRVVMDDGTVVTRLRTTSGKNQYLLQKPGEEEVVFEGFGSEVPAEVIKTTGVRKILVDEHSKAELNLGGQLDGPFLLAENGAVRAKVIGQLGGVHLLDWAQRSVNTELRRLRDEENRIGERLENLVEALRAYEHLPVLQDRIERCADLLRQAEEKERAIGELLALRREWEENSAALAETERTLSELAGCEEAEERVRYLEGIGRKYREMTALLQEMRLVENRLKQAEQVITGSGRVPAAEDLLVKAADLYKEWSELSQTSGELARVTALLNRIALIAGRTGELGVGEARLSGAEEVLRTLTSCREVLREWREHEKAYRGVCLAAERYQKEIEQQLKAFRDLLMELGRCPVCLGELDREAIKRVLDEYR; encoded by the coding sequence ATGAGTTACATCAAGAAGCTGGTGGTGGATAATTTCCAGTCTCACGAGCATACGGAAGTCGAGTTCGGCCCCGGTTTAAATGTCATCGTGGGGCCCTCCGACCACGGCAAGAGCGCCCTTGTCAGGGCCTTGCGCTGGCTTTTTTATAATGAACCGCGGGGGACCGGCTTCATCAGGGTGGGAGCCCAGCTATGCCGGGTACGGGTGGTGATGGATGACGGTACTGTGGTGACCCGGCTGCGGACCACCTCCGGCAAGAATCAGTACCTGCTGCAGAAGCCGGGAGAAGAGGAGGTGGTTTTTGAAGGGTTCGGAAGCGAGGTCCCGGCCGAGGTCATCAAGACGACGGGCGTCCGGAAGATCCTGGTGGATGAGCACAGCAAAGCGGAGCTGAACCTGGGCGGACAGCTTGACGGCCCCTTTCTCCTGGCAGAGAACGGGGCGGTCAGGGCCAAGGTGATCGGGCAATTGGGCGGTGTACACCTGCTGGACTGGGCGCAGCGTTCGGTGAACACGGAACTGCGGCGCCTGCGCGATGAGGAAAACCGTATCGGAGAAAGGCTGGAAAATCTGGTGGAAGCCCTTCGCGCTTATGAGCACCTACCCGTACTGCAAGACAGAATTGAACGGTGCGCAGATCTTTTGCGGCAGGCTGAGGAAAAAGAGCGCGCGATCGGCGAACTGCTTGCCCTCCGGAGGGAATGGGAGGAGAACTCCGCTGCTCTGGCGGAGACGGAGCGCACCCTGTCGGAGCTGGCCGGTTGCGAAGAGGCGGAGGAGAGGGTGCGGTACCTGGAGGGGATCGGCCGTAAATACCGGGAAATGACGGCCCTTCTGCAGGAGATGAGACTGGTGGAGAACCGGCTTAAGCAGGCGGAGCAGGTGATCACCGGTTCCGGACGGGTTCCCGCCGCCGAGGACCTGCTCGTTAAGGCTGCCGACCTTTACAAAGAGTGGAGTGAGCTCAGCCAGACCTCCGGCGAGTTGGCGAGGGTGACGGCTCTGCTGAACAGGATTGCGCTGATCGCCGGCAGAACCGGGGAGCTGGGGGTGGGAGAGGCACGCCTGTCCGGTGCGGAAGAGGTGCTCCGCACGCTCACCTCCTGCAGGGAAGTGCTGCGGGAGTGGCGGGAACATGAAAAGGCCTACCGGGGAGTCTGCTTGGCTGCGGAGCGCTATCAGAAGGAGATAGAGCAGCAACTGAAGGCGTTCCGCGATCTCCTGATGGAGCTGGGGAGGTGCCCGGTGTGCCTGGGGGAATTGGATCGGGAAGCCATAAAGCGGGTGCTTGATGAGTATCGATAA
- a CDS encoding metallophosphoesterase family protein, with translation MRFLFFTDDHKRGTTPENRKDNFPAALERKLREVVQIARERDVDYVLHGGDFFDVPAPALSVCADFLEIFQQFPVPVFTIPGNHDLFGHNSETLPRTMLGFAARLGIVRLLERDPVYLEKNGLRVQLTGQGYHVDMDRRDPRLDYTVKKKDCDYAIHVVHGMLLERAIFPGAFYTLIEQVWDTEADFTLVGHNHLGFKATERDGKYFLNPGALARLSNHPAEMKRPVQVVIIDLGGSRPAYETVRLKSAAPGEDVLDRTRLEESAFREQRLAGYLAEVKAAGSYRRTDVRALLEEIARSEKLPPKVIQEALKRIAQAEEALMQGEDGV, from the coding sequence ATGCGTTTTCTTTTTTTTACGGATGATCACAAGCGCGGTACCACTCCTGAAAACAGGAAGGACAACTTTCCTGCTGCCCTTGAGCGAAAGCTCAGAGAGGTGGTGCAGATCGCCCGTGAGCGGGATGTGGACTATGTGCTGCACGGGGGTGATTTTTTCGATGTGCCTGCCCCCGCTCTCAGTGTTTGCGCCGATTTCCTGGAGATCTTCCAGCAGTTTCCCGTACCTGTTTTCACGATTCCGGGCAACCACGACCTCTTTGGACACAACAGTGAAACCCTGCCCCGGACCATGCTGGGGTTTGCCGCCCGGCTGGGTATCGTGCGTTTGTTAGAGAGAGACCCGGTTTATCTGGAGAAAAACGGCCTCAGGGTGCAGTTGACCGGACAGGGCTATCATGTTGATATGGACCGGCGCGATCCCCGCCTGGATTACACCGTTAAAAAGAAGGACTGCGACTATGCCATTCATGTGGTACACGGGATGCTCCTGGAGAGGGCGATTTTCCCCGGGGCGTTCTATACCCTGATCGAGCAGGTCTGGGATACGGAGGCCGATTTCACCCTTGTCGGCCACAACCACCTGGGGTTCAAGGCCACCGAAAGGGATGGGAAGTACTTCTTAAATCCCGGAGCGCTGGCGCGCCTCTCTAACCACCCGGCGGAGATGAAGAGGCCGGTACAGGTGGTTATCATTGACCTCGGCGGCAGCCGCCCGGCCTATGAAACCGTTCGGCTCAAGAGCGCCGCTCCCGGGGAAGATGTTCTCGACCGGACGCGCCTGGAAGAGAGCGCCTTCAGGGAGCAGAGGCTGGCGGGCTACCTGGCCGAGGTTAAGGCGGCGGGGTCGTACCGACGCACCGATGTCCGTGCCCTGCTGGAGGAGATCGCCCGTTCGGAAAAACTGCCTCCGAAGGTGATCCAGGAGGCTCTGAAGCGGATTGCCCAGGCCGAGGAGGCGCTGATGCAGGGGGAGGACGGGGTATGA
- a CDS encoding DNA double-strand break repair nuclease NurA, producing the protein MPSDRGLLLSELEELNRHLRRRYRAGGTILERRGRARERGVFASLRRLSGKEIRDFFQERTLGGVDGSLVTTGASYPYVVTLFRALARTTGNGGGRRIWAEELFSPLLPRFQESLQAKLEQGLGAEEAMAHLRWGILAQLEARVCAEALAKERPRLMLLDGGFARLEKHAPQMWGSLKAAALDRDVVILGVTEEIASRSLAKALWGDGLLAEAAADREVLFGLLQPGETYLLEEEGTGEKGRIYVRFAGHPQVVAVDYLTAQEKELAQALNFLYTITPAHGRGFPLWLDVVDNEVRLTGEYVEALLAASLEPAMAEVFLRPLRANREL; encoded by the coding sequence TTGCCCTCAGATAGAGGTCTGCTGTTATCAGAGCTGGAAGAGCTGAACAGGCATTTGCGGAGGCGCTACCGGGCAGGAGGTACCATCCTGGAGAGGAGGGGGCGTGCCCGGGAACGGGGGGTTTTTGCCAGTCTGCGCCGCCTTTCCGGAAAGGAGATCCGGGATTTTTTTCAGGAGAGGACGCTCGGCGGTGTGGATGGATCCCTCGTTACCACCGGAGCCAGCTATCCCTATGTGGTGACCCTTTTCCGGGCACTGGCGCGGACAACCGGTAACGGCGGAGGGCGCCGGATCTGGGCTGAGGAACTCTTCTCTCCCCTTCTTCCCAGGTTTCAGGAAAGCCTCCAGGCAAAACTGGAGCAGGGATTGGGCGCCGAAGAGGCTATGGCCCACCTGCGCTGGGGGATCCTGGCGCAGCTCGAGGCAAGGGTCTGTGCAGAAGCATTGGCCAAAGAACGCCCGCGCCTTATGCTCCTGGACGGCGGTTTTGCCCGCCTGGAGAAGCATGCTCCGCAGATGTGGGGGAGCTTGAAGGCAGCCGCCCTCGACCGGGATGTGGTGATTTTGGGGGTCACCGAGGAGATCGCCTCTCGTTCCCTGGCCAAGGCTCTGTGGGGGGACGGCCTCTTGGCGGAAGCCGCCGCCGACAGGGAGGTGCTCTTCGGCCTGCTGCAGCCGGGGGAGACCTACCTGCTTGAGGAGGAAGGTACGGGGGAGAAGGGGAGGATTTACGTGCGTTTTGCCGGGCATCCCCAGGTTGTTGCTGTGGACTACCTGACAGCTCAAGAGAAAGAACTAGCACAGGCCTTGAACTTTTTGTATACAATTACACCCGCTCACGGAAGGGGGTTTCCCCTCTGGCTGGATGTGGTGGACAACGAGGTGCGTCTGACAGGGGAATACGTGGAGGCGCTGCTTGCGGCTTCACTAGAACCGGCCATGGCCGAGGTGTTCCTGCGCCCTCTGCGGGCAAACAGAGAGCTGTAG
- a CDS encoding P-loop NTPase family protein — protein MKQDLNALKKALEELKAVYHRQRGEQAKILEEEKVQRERLAQVKDEGECLEQVRLLLLEAARHAREQGRRQVEYLVSQALQFVFGGDVEFKVEVEEKRDRPEAEFYVCSTYGGNYRVETPPQDARGGGVVDVISLALRLALLHAFRPPVGGPAVLDEPGKHVSEEYAPQLARFLKSFSQSLGRQVIMVSHNQHLADTADIAYLVEMQHGASRVRRIR, from the coding sequence GTGAAGCAGGATCTTAATGCCCTAAAAAAGGCCCTTGAAGAGCTGAAGGCCGTTTATCACAGACAGAGGGGGGAACAGGCGAAGATCCTTGAAGAGGAAAAGGTTCAGCGGGAACGCCTGGCTCAGGTTAAGGATGAGGGGGAATGCTTAGAACAGGTGCGCCTCCTGCTGCTGGAGGCGGCCCGGCACGCCCGGGAGCAGGGGCGCCGCCAGGTGGAGTACCTGGTCTCCCAGGCGCTTCAATTCGTCTTCGGTGGGGATGTGGAATTTAAGGTTGAGGTGGAAGAGAAACGGGATCGTCCGGAGGCAGAGTTCTATGTTTGCTCTACCTACGGCGGTAACTACCGGGTGGAAACTCCCCCCCAGGACGCCAGAGGAGGCGGTGTCGTCGATGTAATCTCTTTGGCCCTGCGCCTTGCCCTCTTGCATGCCTTCCGGCCTCCGGTGGGAGGACCCGCCGTTTTAGATGAGCCGGGGAAACATGTGTCTGAGGAGTATGCTCCCCAGCTCGCCCGCTTCTTGAAGAGCTTCAGTCAGAGTCTGGGGCGTCAGGTGATCATGGTATCCCACAACCAGCATCTGGCGGATACGGCGGATATTGCCTACCTGGTGGAGATGCAGCATGGCGCCAGCAGAGTCAGGCGCATTCGCTAA
- a CDS encoding ATP-binding protein, giving the protein MQVVGVTTQQYVYVASRERRFRIGEILIIDDPELRPRGEVVETKSFNRFLPLTMERSPLIDPDVWEGLEQVGFRLGEETIHLAKVRILSDIPYPVAVGAGARLPSFSEVSDLLLSCEPDAGLVLGVILGTEELQDGLPEELRERAPLFVKGEGVLPQRGVPFVFDHRAMQEYPHIGIFGGSGSGKSFGMRVILEELLEKRIPALVFDPHYEMSFTTPFEGMSKDAADRYILRTEVLTVGRDTGVNFEDLTGNELASLLAAAGGNFTEGMDNALKTIHQEKDSLLSFTQKLDDCIGLVEKEEETRERIRKRYGEGSAYERKIENMARQAGHPSSLRGIRWRLYRLEREGIFRQDISPITDALQRRCLTVIRGPIWLLTVFSAYLVRKLYRMRRNYIDALQRCEPLGDKFPPFFIVTDEAHNFAPRGIEFAAPARGVFREVAQEGRKYGVFLILATQRPALLDETITAQLNTKIIFRTVRAHDIRVIQEETDISGEEAGRLPYLPSGTAFISSAIVGRTVAVRIRCARTQAPRSVNPFTELENDFGGVDERLWSALRRLLPLDAGQVNLYLPDLEEALGRPVTFDEVLRWLEDLAAAGMLERVEGPFGPTFREPSEEG; this is encoded by the coding sequence ATGCAAGTGGTTGGGGTAACCACACAGCAGTATGTCTATGTTGCCTCCCGGGAGCGGAGGTTCCGGATTGGGGAGATCCTGATCATCGATGACCCGGAACTCCGCCCGCGGGGTGAGGTGGTGGAGACAAAATCTTTTAATAGATTTCTGCCTCTCACCATGGAGCGCAGCCCCCTCATCGATCCCGATGTCTGGGAGGGGTTGGAGCAGGTGGGATTTCGCCTGGGTGAGGAGACCATTCACCTGGCGAAAGTGCGCATTTTGAGCGACATTCCTTACCCTGTGGCGGTAGGAGCCGGGGCGCGCCTTCCCTCATTTTCAGAGGTTTCCGATCTGCTGCTCTCCTGTGAGCCGGACGCCGGGCTGGTGCTCGGTGTCATCCTGGGAACCGAGGAGTTGCAGGACGGTCTGCCGGAGGAGCTCCGGGAACGGGCACCCCTTTTCGTCAAGGGTGAGGGGGTTCTGCCGCAGCGCGGGGTGCCCTTTGTTTTCGATCACCGGGCGATGCAGGAATACCCCCATATCGGGATTTTTGGGGGTTCGGGGTCCGGAAAGTCCTTCGGGATGCGGGTGATTCTGGAGGAGCTGCTGGAAAAGAGGATTCCTGCTTTGGTTTTTGATCCCCACTATGAAATGAGCTTTACCACTCCCTTTGAAGGGATGAGCAAGGATGCCGCCGACAGGTACATCCTCCGGACGGAGGTGCTCACCGTCGGCAGGGATACGGGGGTGAACTTCGAGGACCTGACCGGCAATGAGCTTGCTTCCCTCCTGGCGGCGGCAGGGGGGAACTTTACGGAAGGGATGGATAACGCCTTAAAGACCATTCACCAGGAGAAGGACTCCCTGCTGAGTTTTACCCAGAAGCTGGATGACTGTATCGGGCTGGTTGAAAAGGAGGAGGAGACCAGGGAGAGGATCCGCAAGAGGTATGGGGAGGGCTCTGCTTACGAGAGGAAGATCGAGAATATGGCCCGCCAGGCGGGACACCCCAGCAGTCTGAGGGGGATCCGCTGGCGGCTCTACCGCCTGGAGAGGGAAGGGATTTTCCGGCAGGATATTTCACCCATTACCGATGCACTGCAGCGCAGGTGCCTCACGGTCATCAGGGGCCCCATCTGGCTTCTGACCGTTTTCAGCGCTTATCTCGTCCGCAAACTATACCGGATGCGCCGCAATTACATCGATGCCCTTCAGCGCTGTGAACCCCTGGGTGACAAGTTCCCGCCCTTTTTCATAGTGACCGATGAGGCCCATAACTTTGCCCCCCGGGGGATCGAGTTCGCAGCACCGGCGCGGGGGGTCTTCCGGGAAGTAGCCCAGGAAGGCAGAAAATATGGGGTTTTCCTGATCCTTGCCACCCAGCGCCCTGCCCTGCTCGATGAAACCATTACCGCCCAGCTCAACACCAAGATCATCTTTCGCACAGTCAGGGCGCACGACATCCGGGTGATCCAGGAGGAAACCGATATCTCCGGGGAGGAAGCGGGGAGGCTTCCCTATCTCCCTTCCGGTACCGCCTTTATTTCTTCGGCCATCGTTGGGAGGACGGTTGCGGTCAGAATCCGCTGCGCCCGGACCCAGGCTCCGCGATCCGTCAACCCCTTTACCGAACTGGAAAATGATTTTGGAGGGGTTGATGAGAGGCTCTGGAGCGCTCTCCGCAGGCTCCTTCCCTTAGACGCCGGGCAGGTGAACCTTTACCTCCCCGACCTCGAGGAGGCGCTGGGCAGGCCGGTTACCTTCGATGAAGTCTTGCGGTGGCTTGAGGATCTGGCGGCTGCCGGGATGCTGGAAAGGGTGGAGGGCCCCTTTGGGCCCACCTTCAGAGAGCCATCTGAGGAGGGGTGA